Proteins from a single region of Lepus europaeus isolate LE1 chromosome 4, mLepTim1.pri, whole genome shotgun sequence:
- the RPS20 gene encoding small ribosomal subunit protein uS10, with protein sequence MAFKDTGKTPVEPEVAIHRIRITLTSRNVKSLEKVCADLIRGAKEKNLKVKGPVRMPTKTLRITTRKTPCGEGSKTWDRFQMRIHKRLIDLHSPSEIVKQITSISIEPGVEVEVTIADA encoded by the exons ATG GCTTTTAAAGACACCGGAAAGACGCCCGTGGAACCAGAGGTGGCCATTCACCGAATTAGGATCACCCTGACCAGCCGCAACGTCAAGTCCCTGGAGAAGg TGTGTGCTGACTTGATCAGAGGAGCAAAGGAGAAGaatctgaaagtgaaaggaccTGTTCGGATGCCTACCAAG ACACTGCGAATCACTACAAGAAAAACCCCTTGTGGTGAAGGTTCCAAGACATGGGACCGGTTCCAGATGCGAATCCACAAACGGCTCATTGACCTGCACAGCCCTTCTGAGATTGTGAAACAGATCACTTCCATCAGCATTGAGCCGGGAGTA